A part of Capsicum annuum cultivar UCD-10X-F1 chromosome 6, UCD10Xv1.1, whole genome shotgun sequence genomic DNA contains:
- the LOC107873707 gene encoding probable receptor-like protein kinase At5g20050: MEDKKAYSIAVTLVFLLITVLVIARTTLKFSKTFFLIFGADIALIVGVFASVLVRWKFNSRKQLLEKRSAESDGRELRIEYSFLRKVAGVPTRFKLKEIEEATDNFGALVGRGSSASVFKGVLSDGAAVAVKRIEGEERGDKEFKSEVAAIASVQHVNLVRLLGYCSVVPSGPRFLVYEYIFNGSLDKWIFRRRGIRGCLSLDLRCRVAVDVAKALSYLHHDCRSCILHLDVKPENILLDENHHAILADFGLSKLMGKDESRVVTTIRGTRGYLAPEWLLENGISEKSDVYSYGMVLLEMIGGRRNITLAEEHGKSKSKFSYFPKIVSEKLADGKILDVVDDRLAREVATGGGRVIEQVKRLVCVALSCIQERPSRRPTMARVVEMLEARAPVEPPTQLTMMILDLLDEGLDHHPGQHRAAAVLARTGQMDTNSLRSFTMSILSGR; encoded by the coding sequence ATGGAGGACAAAAAAGCTTATTCCATTGCTGTTACATTGGTGTTTCTGTTGATCACAGTCCTCGTAATCGCGCGTACGACGTTGAAGTTTTCCAAGACGTTTTTCTTAATATTCGGAGCTGATATCGCGTTGATTGTTGGTGTTTTCGCAAGTGTGTTGGTCCGTTGGAAGTTCAATAGTCGAAAGCAGTTGCTCGAGAAGCGATCTGCAGAGTCAGATGGACGCGAGCTGAGGATAGAGTATAGTTTCCTCAGGAAAGTAGCTGGTGTGCCAACGAGATTCAAGCTGAAAGAGATCGAAGAGGCAACAGATAATTTTGGGGCGTTGGTTGGCCGTGGATCTTCCGCTAGCGTTTTCAAAGGCGTGCTGAGCGATGGTGCAGCGGTGGCGGTGAAGAGGATCGAGGGAGAGGAGCGCGGAGATAAGGAGTTCAAATCTGAAGTTGCTGCAATTGCTAGTGTTCAGCATGTTAATCTTGTGAGGTTACTTGGTTACTGTAGTGTTGTTCCGTCAGGACCGAGATTTTTGGTTTATGAGTATATTTTTAATGGATCGCTCGATAAGTGGATTTTTCGGAGGAGGGGTATACGAGGCTGTTTGTCGTTGGATTTGAGGTGTAGAGTTGCGGTGGATGTGGCGAAGGCGCTTTCTTATCTCCATCATGATTGCAGGTCTTGTATTCTGCATCTCGATGTCAAGCCTGAGAATATACTTCTCGATGAGAATCATCACGCGATTCTAGCTGATTTCGGGTTGTCAAAGTTGATGGGGAAAGATGAAAGTCGAGTGGTTACAACTATCCGGGGTACTCGGGGTTACTTAGCCCCCGAGTGGCTCCTGGAGAACGGTATATCTGAGAAAAGCGACGTTTATAGCTACGGAATGGTGCTACTGGAAATGATTGGTGGGAGGAGAAACATTACTTTGGCTGAAGAACATGGCAAATCAAAGAGCAAATTCAGTTACTTTCCAAAGATCGTGAGCGAAAAATTGGCAGACGGGAAGATCCTGGATGTCGTGGATGATAGGCTCGCTCGCGAGGTAGCTACAGGAGGAGGACGAGTTATAGAACAAGTGAAGAGGTTGGTGTGTGTGGCGCTGTCTTGCATACAAGAGCGGCCTAGTCGTAGGCCAACCATGGCACGAGTTGTGGAAATGTTGGAAGCGCGTGCGCCAGTAGAACCGCCTACACAATTGACAATGATGATCCTCGACCTGTTAGACGAGGGTCTTGATCATCACCCGGGGCAGCATAGAGCGGCCGCGGTTCTGGCAAGAACCGGTCAGATGGATACTAATTCGCTTCGATCTTTTACAATGTCCATCCTCTCAGGGAGGTAG